In Lodderomyces elongisporus chromosome 1, complete sequence, the DNA window GATTTTAAGAAGCAGACAGTGCCCATAGATGTCGACTTGTCCGAAACAGTATGTAACTTTGGAGAAGCGATATAGTAAGAGTATTATAtatctatctatatatattatatatatatatatatatttcattACAATACCTTCTGGCTTTATTTTATCATTCTGGTACTATTTTGATTAATTTCAgaattttttgctttgtgaaaaaaattacaagtTGAATACATGGCTAACTAACGATATCATATAGGTCTTAattgcaaaagagaaattggCCAAAGAAAAGGACTGTGAGGCATCGCAGATCAAACTAGTGTACTCGGGGAAAGTTTTACAAGATGACAAGACTTTGGAATCatacaaattgaaagaaggaTCTTCGATTATTTTCATGATATCGAAGGCGAAAAAGACACCTACCCCCGATGTTGCAGTGAGCTCAACCTCTACGAATCAAGAGACTACACCTGCAACTGAACCTGTATCGACCTCGCGAGATGCTTCAGCTTCTTCAGCTACTCCAGCAGCACCAGAGGAATCACAACCAACTGCACCTACGGCATCCAACGAATCTACTTTTGCTTTGGGCAGCGAGAGGGAAGCCACAATACTCAATATTATGGAGATGGGTTACGATAGACCACAAGTAGAAGCAGCATTGAGGGCTGCCTTCAACAATCCTCATCGTGCAGTTGAGTACTTGATTACTGGCATTCCTGAATCATTACAACATCGCCCACAACAATCTTCAACGACAACGAACTCAGCTCCTGCAGTAGGAGGAGTTCCTTTGGCTGAATCTACTACCGGCGAAGTAACACAATCACAAAACAATGATGGTGATAacaatgacgatgacgatgaagatgacgacgacgacgatgaagaagaagcaaacaCTAGCCATGGTGGTGAGAATCTTTTCGAGCAAGCAGCGGCAGCAGCTGCTGCGCAAGGAGGAAGAGGTGCTGGGGGTGTTTCAGGAACCGCTGGTGTGGGTGCCTCTGGAGGAGAAGA includes these proteins:
- the RAD23 gene encoding UV excision repair protein rad23 (BUSCO:EOG09264CST), with protein sequence MQITFKDFKKQTVPIDVDLSETVLIAKEKLAKEKDCEASQIKLVYSGKVLQDDKTLESYKLKEGSSIIFMISKAKKTPTPDVAVSSTSTNQETTPATEPVSTSRDASASSATPAAPEESQPTAPTASNESTFALGSEREATILNIMEMGYDRPQVEAALRAAFNNPHRAVEYLITGIPESLQHRPQQSSTTTNSAPAVGGVPLAESTTGEVTQSQNNDGDNNDDDDEDDDDDDEEEANTSHGGENLFEQAAAAAAAQGGRGAGGVSGTAGVGASGGEDAGLGAGVGAGAGGEVGGAGEAEQMQLLRAALQSNPELIQPLLEQLSASNPQIANMISEDPEGFIRTFLGAGGEDLGFDIEGEDADMLGGADGDGEGADAPGTVRIPISEQDENAINRLCELGFDRNLVIQVYLACDKNEEVAADILFRDM